The following proteins are encoded in a genomic region of Sporichthya brevicatena:
- a CDS encoding 2Fe-2S iron-sulfur cluster-binding protein produces the protein MPKVTFVRPSGDEHTVDVAPGTSVMQAAVANGITEVVAECGGTLACATCHVYVAGEFLQAVSPISPDEEEMLDYTAAERTPCSRLSCQIALADELDGIVIHLPAEQY, from the coding sequence GTGCCCAAGGTGACCTTCGTCCGGCCCAGCGGCGACGAGCACACAGTGGATGTCGCGCCGGGCACCTCCGTCATGCAGGCCGCGGTCGCGAACGGGATCACCGAAGTGGTGGCAGAGTGCGGCGGCACCCTCGCGTGCGCGACCTGCCACGTCTACGTCGCTGGGGAGTTTCTCCAGGCGGTCTCGCCGATCAGCCCGGACGAGGAGGAGATGCTGGACTACACCGCAGCGGAGCGAACGCCGTGCAGTCGGTTGTCGTGCCAGATCGCCCTGGCGGACGAGTTGGACGGGATCGTCATCCATCTTCCCGCCGAGCAGTACTGA
- a CDS encoding SDR family oxidoreductase, protein MELAEKVVVVTGGAKGMGAAMCRRFAAAGAHVVVADIDAAGTAALADEVAGLGVVTDVRRESDIVELVRAATERFGQVDVFVSNAGVLWGEPHDGVTPLQERGNPWASNAAWQEVWDVNVMAQVYAARAVLPQMLERGDGYLVQNASAGGLLTAMGNAPYTVSKHAAVGLVEWLAIHYGDAGIKVSCIVAEGVRTDMLRGAQGEWFAVAGAVEPEEAADCVVDGIRKEEFLILTHPNVVKYFQGKAADYDGWLTRMRRLHAKTPR, encoded by the coding sequence ATGGAGCTGGCAGAGAAAGTTGTCGTCGTCACCGGCGGTGCGAAGGGGATGGGCGCCGCCATGTGCCGACGCTTCGCCGCCGCGGGCGCCCATGTGGTGGTCGCCGACATCGACGCGGCCGGCACTGCTGCTCTCGCTGACGAGGTGGCCGGGCTGGGTGTGGTCACGGATGTTCGCCGCGAGTCCGACATCGTCGAACTGGTTCGCGCGGCGACTGAGCGCTTCGGGCAGGTCGATGTCTTTGTCTCGAACGCCGGTGTTCTCTGGGGTGAGCCCCACGATGGAGTGACTCCGCTTCAGGAACGTGGGAATCCGTGGGCCTCAAACGCTGCCTGGCAAGAGGTCTGGGACGTGAACGTCATGGCCCAGGTGTACGCGGCGCGAGCCGTGTTGCCCCAGATGCTCGAACGCGGCGACGGCTATCTCGTGCAGAACGCCTCGGCCGGTGGGCTGCTCACCGCCATGGGGAACGCCCCCTACACGGTAAGCAAGCACGCCGCGGTGGGTCTCGTCGAGTGGCTCGCGATCCACTACGGCGACGCCGGTATCAAGGTGTCGTGCATCGTCGCCGAAGGCGTGCGGACAGACATGCTTCGAGGAGCCCAAGGCGAGTGGTTCGCCGTTGCCGGCGCGGTTGAGCCCGAAGAGGCGGCTGACTGCGTCGTGGACGGCATCCGCAAGGAGGAGTTCCTGATCCTCACCCATCCCAACGTCGTCAAGTACTTCCAGGGCAAGGCCGCTGACTACGACGGATGGCTGACCAGGATGAGACGACTGCACGCGAAGACGCCCCGGTGA
- a CDS encoding SRPBCC family protein, with product MSDKVTTVEIAASPEAVRAAILDLEGYPTWQREMKKVTVLKRDDAGRPRTVAFDIAVAGQAANYTLEFSYPAPDTIKSTLIDGSLITKQDQIYVLTDLGGKTRLEYQLDIDIKWPVPDFMLTAIVNKGVKTNVAGIKKNAEAR from the coding sequence GTGAGCGACAAGGTCACAACCGTCGAGATCGCTGCCAGCCCGGAGGCCGTCCGGGCCGCCATCCTGGACCTCGAGGGTTACCCCACCTGGCAGCGCGAGATGAAGAAGGTCACCGTGCTGAAGCGGGACGACGCGGGTCGACCGAGGACGGTGGCGTTCGACATCGCAGTGGCTGGTCAGGCGGCGAACTACACGCTGGAGTTCAGCTATCCGGCCCCGGACACGATCAAGAGCACGCTGATCGATGGCTCCCTGATCACCAAGCAGGACCAGATTTATGTGCTGACCGACCTCGGTGGCAAGACGCGCTTGGAATACCAGCTCGACATCGACATCAAGTGGCCTGTCCCCGACTTCATGCTGACGGCCATCGTCAACAAGGGTGTCAAGACGAACGTCGCCGGCATCAAGAAGAACGCAGAGGCCCGCTGA
- a CDS encoding NAD(P)/FAD-dependent oxidoreductase, producing MGESIERTVVVVGAGQAGCQAASSLRQDGFVGRLILVGAESHLPYQRPPLSKGHLTRTAPRDSLWFRPHAWYRDNDVELHLGRTIDAIDRTGRTIHCGEQRINYDVLVLALGARNRALDVPGAGLEGVLSLRSLDDADALLKRLDTADDIVIVGGGFIGLEVAATAAALGKRTTVLEVSERLMGRAVSNGTAEFLLQAHRSRGLTIELGTTVVELVGRGGAVEAVLTSDGGRIPAQLVLVGIGAAPETHLAAEAGLEIDNGIAVDEYLRTSDPDIYAIGDCVSCPNPYAGGARIRLESVQNAVSQGRLVAAAILGHPAPYDAVPWFWSDQADIKLQIAGLSLGHTEVVIKGDVAARRFSTYCFAGERLIGVESVNSPGDHLAARRLISAAETVSPAEVRADGFNPKVAARKH from the coding sequence GTGGGCGAAAGCATCGAACGAACCGTGGTCGTCGTCGGTGCCGGACAGGCCGGCTGCCAGGCGGCCAGCTCGCTGCGGCAGGACGGATTTGTCGGGCGTCTGATCCTGGTCGGCGCTGAGTCGCACCTGCCGTATCAACGGCCACCCTTGTCGAAGGGTCACCTGACGCGCACGGCGCCGCGCGACAGTCTCTGGTTCCGTCCCCACGCCTGGTACCGGGACAACGACGTCGAGCTCCACCTCGGTCGGACAATCGATGCGATCGACCGCACCGGGCGGACGATTCACTGCGGCGAGCAACGCATCAACTACGACGTTCTGGTCCTGGCCCTCGGCGCACGCAACCGGGCACTCGACGTTCCTGGAGCCGGCCTGGAAGGGGTTCTCTCCCTACGGTCACTGGACGATGCCGACGCGCTGCTCAAGCGACTGGACACGGCTGACGACATCGTCATCGTCGGTGGAGGCTTCATCGGTCTGGAAGTCGCCGCGACGGCGGCCGCGCTCGGCAAGCGCACCACGGTGTTGGAAGTGTCGGAACGACTGATGGGTCGAGCCGTCTCGAACGGAACGGCAGAGTTCCTGCTCCAGGCGCATCGCTCACGCGGTCTCACGATCGAACTGGGCACCACCGTCGTCGAGCTGGTCGGTCGCGGTGGCGCGGTCGAGGCCGTACTGACGTCGGACGGGGGACGCATTCCCGCCCAGCTGGTCCTCGTCGGTATCGGCGCGGCACCGGAGACTCACCTGGCGGCCGAGGCTGGCCTCGAGATCGACAACGGCATCGCGGTGGACGAGTACCTCCGCACGAGCGATCCCGACATCTACGCAATCGGTGACTGCGTGTCCTGCCCGAATCCCTACGCCGGCGGTGCTCGGATCCGCCTCGAATCGGTCCAGAACGCGGTGAGCCAGGGCCGCCTGGTCGCGGCCGCAATCCTCGGTCACCCCGCGCCCTACGATGCGGTGCCCTGGTTCTGGAGCGATCAGGCCGACATCAAGCTGCAGATCGCCGGGCTCAGTCTCGGCCACACCGAGGTGGTCATCAAGGGCGACGTGGCGGCGCGGCGGTTCTCGACGTACTGTTTCGCAGGCGAACGCCTGATCGGGGTCGAGTCGGTGAACTCCCCCGGCGACCACCTGGCCGCCCGGCGCCTGATCTCGGCAGCGGAGACGGTCTCGCCCGCAGAGGTGCGCGCGGACGGGTTCAACCCGAAGGTGGCCGCCAGGAAGCACTGA
- a CDS encoding cytochrome P450 — protein sequence MSSGTEAGGFIEPSEFHLYDQTVNDDFWRQVNHLRETCPAGWSNGPWSEFDSGFWFFNDFATVQKVATNWREFSSAEGAAPMQFDLDIMRMIPLETDPPMHRDIRKALNPFFTPTALKEQEPRLHAIVDRLMERCLTKAEGGQVDFVAEFTRRLPPLIFFEAFLGQREEEIGWILEALETLLLHPERALEVAPKLMFWEAEIIESRRAEGKRDDLIGVIAHLEVEGVELDERQRVETFNLMILAGMETTMGGLASVAWELACVPDVRRMLARADEKLLDSATDEFLRHASPVPGAARTAHADVEVAGCPVKSGDRVLLNWASANRDPKQFPEPDELIFDRSNAASHVAFGAGIHRCLGNHLARREVKAMIRAVCSLSSFEVEPGFAPQFRPSMARGPLSLPVTMAR from the coding sequence ATGAGCAGCGGGACCGAGGCCGGTGGATTCATCGAGCCGTCCGAGTTCCACCTGTACGACCAGACGGTGAACGACGACTTCTGGCGTCAGGTCAACCACCTCCGCGAGACCTGCCCGGCCGGGTGGAGCAACGGACCGTGGAGCGAGTTCGACTCCGGGTTCTGGTTCTTCAACGATTTCGCGACCGTCCAGAAGGTTGCCACCAACTGGCGCGAGTTCAGCAGCGCCGAAGGCGCGGCGCCCATGCAGTTCGATCTCGACATCATGCGGATGATCCCGCTCGAGACGGACCCTCCGATGCACCGCGACATCCGGAAGGCGCTCAACCCCTTCTTCACGCCCACTGCGCTGAAGGAGCAAGAGCCCCGTTTGCATGCCATCGTCGACCGTCTCATGGAACGGTGCCTGACCAAGGCCGAAGGCGGCCAGGTGGACTTTGTCGCCGAGTTCACGCGGCGTCTGCCTCCGCTGATCTTCTTCGAAGCCTTTCTCGGCCAGCGCGAGGAGGAGATCGGCTGGATCCTGGAGGCGCTGGAGACTCTGCTCCTGCACCCCGAGCGCGCGTTGGAAGTTGCTCCCAAGCTGATGTTCTGGGAAGCCGAGATCATCGAGTCGCGCCGCGCGGAAGGGAAGCGGGACGACCTGATCGGTGTCATCGCGCACCTCGAGGTCGAGGGCGTCGAGCTCGACGAGCGGCAGCGGGTCGAAACGTTCAACCTCATGATCCTCGCGGGCATGGAGACCACCATGGGAGGCCTGGCGAGCGTTGCTTGGGAGTTGGCCTGCGTGCCTGACGTACGCCGCATGCTCGCGCGGGCCGACGAGAAGCTGCTCGACTCGGCCACGGACGAGTTCCTGCGCCATGCCAGCCCGGTCCCCGGTGCTGCGCGGACGGCACACGCCGACGTCGAGGTCGCCGGCTGCCCGGTGAAGTCGGGGGATCGGGTGCTCCTCAACTGGGCGAGCGCGAATCGTGACCCCAAGCAGTTCCCCGAGCCCGACGAGCTCATCTTCGACCGCAGCAACGCCGCGTCTCACGTCGCGTTCGGTGCCGGCATTCACCGCTGCCTCGGCAATCACCTGGCGCGCCGCGAGGTCAAGGCGATGATTCGCGCCGTGTGTTCCCTGTCCTCGTTCGAGGTCGAGCCGGGATTCGCCCCCCAGTTCCGGCCGTCGATGGCACGTGGACCCCTCTCGTTGCCCGTCACGATGGCGCGCTGA
- a CDS encoding aldehyde dehydrogenase family protein, whose protein sequence is MTTVRGQLFIGGEWTDSAGGTIEVLGAATGEVIGRVPAGTPADVDAAVAAARAAFPSWRATPMGERLELLRQVELALSARADELASLISAEVGTPLRVSRMLQVEGPRRAIENYRRLLPELPLEEKIGPSVVIREPLGVVACITAWNYPLQQVVGKAAGALAAGCTVVVKPSEVAPLSAFILADLIEEAGFPPGVLNLVSGDRRSGETLVAHPGVDMVHFTGSTTAGRHIGASAAQTVKRTSLELGGKSPNVILDDADLDLAVKVGVANCFTNSGQTCTAWSRMLVHRSQLAQVEALVAQRVARYRLGDPLDPDTNFGPLVSAEQQKSVRAHIRRAMADGARLVCGGPEQPPETPSGYFVAPTVFSDVRVDMRLAQEEVFGPVLALMPYDTEEEAIEIANSTIYGLAGGVWSRDTTRAERVARRIRSGQIDINGSFFNPLAPFGGHKQSGIGRELGVHGLLEFYELTSLQYA, encoded by the coding sequence ATGACGACGGTGCGAGGCCAACTGTTCATCGGCGGAGAATGGACAGACTCCGCCGGCGGAACCATCGAGGTTCTGGGAGCGGCTACCGGAGAGGTGATCGGGCGAGTGCCGGCGGGCACGCCGGCGGACGTGGACGCAGCGGTTGCCGCCGCCCGGGCGGCGTTCCCGAGCTGGCGCGCGACCCCGATGGGGGAGCGGCTGGAGCTCTTGCGGCAGGTCGAACTCGCCCTGTCCGCCCGCGCGGACGAGCTTGCCTCGCTGATCAGCGCAGAGGTCGGAACGCCCCTTCGGGTCTCTCGCATGCTGCAGGTTGAAGGGCCGCGTCGGGCGATCGAGAACTACCGCCGGCTTCTGCCGGAACTCCCGCTGGAGGAAAAAATCGGCCCCTCGGTCGTGATTCGTGAGCCGCTGGGTGTGGTCGCCTGCATAACGGCGTGGAACTACCCGCTTCAGCAGGTGGTCGGCAAGGCGGCTGGGGCATTGGCGGCAGGCTGCACGGTGGTCGTCAAGCCGTCCGAGGTCGCGCCGCTGAGCGCGTTCATCCTGGCCGATCTGATCGAGGAAGCCGGCTTTCCGCCCGGCGTTCTCAACCTGGTGAGCGGCGACCGGCGCTCCGGCGAGACCCTGGTAGCACACCCCGGCGTGGACATGGTCCACTTCACGGGCTCGACCACCGCGGGGCGCCACATCGGTGCCAGCGCAGCGCAGACCGTCAAGCGCACATCGCTCGAACTCGGGGGCAAGTCGCCGAACGTGATTCTCGACGACGCCGACCTCGACCTGGCCGTGAAGGTCGGTGTGGCCAACTGCTTCACCAACTCCGGGCAGACGTGCACCGCCTGGTCGCGCATGCTGGTGCACCGCTCGCAGTTGGCCCAGGTCGAGGCGCTGGTGGCGCAGAGAGTGGCTCGCTACCGATTGGGCGATCCGCTCGACCCCGACACCAACTTCGGACCCCTGGTCTCGGCGGAGCAGCAGAAGTCGGTCCGTGCGCACATTCGACGGGCAATGGCCGACGGCGCGCGGCTCGTGTGCGGCGGCCCGGAGCAGCCGCCCGAGACGCCGAGCGGCTACTTCGTCGCGCCGACCGTGTTCTCCGATGTCCGGGTGGACATGCGCCTCGCCCAGGAGGAGGTCTTCGGACCTGTTCTCGCGCTCATGCCGTACGACACCGAGGAGGAAGCGATCGAGATCGCCAACTCCACGATCTACGGCCTGGCCGGCGGGGTGTGGTCACGTGACACCACTCGCGCTGAGCGCGTCGCTCGGCGAATCCGCTCGGGGCAGATCGACATCAACGGATCCTTCTTCAACCCCCTGGCTCCGTTCGGTGGTCACAAGCAGTCCGGCATCGGTCGCGAGCTCGGAGTTCATGGACTGCTGGAGTTCTACGAGCTCACGTCGCTGCAGTACGCCTAG
- a CDS encoding thiolase domain-containing protein, with amino-acid sequence MSIKRKAYIAGAYEHPGRELPDTSIPQIHAEVAIGALADAGLSLSDVDGYFSGGDAPGLGGLAMADYLGLRVRYMDSSDMGGSVYLSHVGHAAAAIAAGKCNVALVTLGGRPRTTKLRAPGQLMGSPPESDYEPIFGMNVSAVYAMAAARHMHEFGTTSEQLAEIKVAASVHAQYNEHALLRNVVTVADVVNSPFVSSPLHRLDCCVVTDGGGALVLVSPEIARRLDRHCVAVLGHGEAIEHTAGGFQDITVTGAVRSGADAFAEAGVRPGDIDYAGIYDSFTITVLLALEDLGFCAKGEGGKFVLDGALHAPHGRLPFNTDGGSLCNNHPANRGGMTKIIEAVRQLRGEAHPAVQVPNCELALAHGTGGWLSTRMGNATLVLGREDA; translated from the coding sequence ATGAGTATCAAACGCAAGGCCTACATCGCCGGGGCGTACGAGCACCCAGGCCGCGAACTGCCCGACACGTCAATCCCGCAGATCCATGCCGAGGTGGCGATCGGGGCCCTCGCGGATGCCGGGCTCTCGCTGTCCGACGTCGACGGATACTTCAGTGGCGGAGACGCCCCTGGGCTCGGCGGACTGGCGATGGCCGACTACCTGGGACTGCGCGTCCGCTACATGGACTCGTCCGACATGGGCGGGTCGGTCTACCTCTCACATGTCGGCCACGCCGCGGCGGCCATCGCCGCGGGTAAGTGCAACGTCGCCTTGGTGACGCTCGGGGGGCGACCGCGTACCACCAAGCTCCGGGCACCGGGTCAGCTCATGGGTTCGCCGCCCGAGAGCGACTACGAGCCGATCTTCGGCATGAACGTCAGCGCGGTCTACGCGATGGCCGCCGCGCGGCACATGCATGAGTTCGGAACGACCAGTGAGCAGTTGGCCGAGATCAAGGTTGCCGCGTCGGTGCATGCTCAGTACAACGAGCACGCCCTGCTCCGGAACGTAGTCACCGTCGCGGACGTCGTGAACTCCCCGTTCGTCAGCAGTCCCCTTCACCGGCTGGACTGCTGTGTGGTCACCGACGGCGGTGGCGCCCTCGTGCTCGTCAGCCCGGAGATCGCTCGTCGGCTCGACCGGCATTGCGTCGCAGTCCTCGGGCACGGCGAGGCGATCGAGCACACGGCCGGCGGTTTTCAGGACATCACTGTCACCGGTGCCGTTCGGTCCGGGGCTGACGCCTTCGCCGAGGCGGGCGTCAGGCCCGGCGACATCGACTACGCGGGCATCTACGACTCCTTCACCATCACCGTGCTGCTCGCGCTCGAGGATCTGGGCTTCTGCGCCAAGGGCGAGGGAGGCAAGTTCGTCCTCGACGGGGCGTTGCACGCGCCGCACGGACGCCTGCCCTTCAACACCGACGGTGGGTCTTTGTGCAACAACCACCCGGCGAATCGGGGCGGGATGACCAAGATCATCGAAGCGGTGCGGCAGCTTCGGGGTGAGGCGCACCCCGCCGTCCAGGTGCCGAACTGCGAACTCGCGCTAGCGCATGGCACCGGTGGTTGGTTGTCGACGCGGATGGGCAATGCGACGCTCGTTCTGGGCCGGGAGGACGCATGA
- a CDS encoding AMP-binding protein: protein MTLTDPATVNAATGSAGTSKGLVLGDWLRAEAALDPDRNFVQCGGPWMTLGELDRRSDQLAAGLQELGVRRGDRVAVNLPNRIEYVELMFAIAKAGAIQVPLNTYLRGDFLRHQLLQTEPKVYIGDSAALKMLSPVLPETQGIEKLVLVGDADGQPLADARPFSALYASVEHLAPVDVAPQDVCAIIYTSGTTGPSKGCTITHGYYCNLIQVFIDYGWYEPGDIVFGANPMFHFSGQTWLVVAALAVRGSAVVEPSFSASQYMARIRETGATAAMGMGAMGMAIMATPPSDEDRNHKLRHITFMPSSPAFIEQFEARFGIAPFAEVFGQSECWPALLGDPRGERRPGSMGKLTPGLTVKIVDDDDVEVPVGQPGEIVIRADEPYRLFSGYWNDAEATVATFRNLWHHTGDSGRVDEDGYFWFVDRKKDSLRRRGENVSSLELEAALMKHPGFQALAVHAVPSDLSEDDIKVCVVLADGAQQPEPGELFDFLKTTLPYYAVPRYVEFLDALPANVNGRVQKFKLRERGVTDETIDFEKLGLTIPRSERRAT from the coding sequence ATGACACTCACCGACCCCGCCACGGTCAACGCTGCGACCGGCTCAGCCGGGACATCGAAGGGCCTTGTGCTCGGCGACTGGCTGCGCGCTGAGGCTGCGCTCGACCCCGATCGCAACTTCGTTCAGTGCGGCGGGCCGTGGATGACGTTGGGCGAGCTGGACCGTCGCAGCGACCAGCTCGCCGCCGGCCTGCAGGAACTCGGGGTGCGCCGCGGGGACCGGGTGGCGGTGAACCTGCCGAACCGCATCGAATACGTCGAACTCATGTTCGCGATCGCCAAGGCGGGTGCCATCCAGGTTCCGCTCAACACCTACCTGCGCGGTGACTTCCTGCGTCACCAGCTCCTGCAGACCGAACCGAAGGTCTACATCGGGGACTCCGCCGCGTTGAAGATGCTGAGCCCAGTGCTCCCGGAGACGCAGGGCATCGAGAAGCTCGTCCTGGTGGGCGACGCCGACGGCCAGCCGTTGGCTGACGCCCGACCCTTCAGCGCCCTGTACGCCTCGGTGGAACACCTGGCACCGGTCGACGTGGCTCCGCAGGACGTCTGCGCGATCATCTATACCTCCGGAACCACGGGGCCATCCAAGGGTTGCACCATCACGCACGGCTACTACTGCAACTTGATCCAGGTCTTCATCGACTACGGGTGGTACGAGCCGGGTGACATCGTTTTCGGTGCCAACCCCATGTTCCACTTCAGCGGGCAGACCTGGCTGGTTGTCGCCGCGCTTGCCGTCCGTGGCTCTGCGGTCGTTGAACCCTCCTTCAGCGCCTCGCAGTACATGGCTCGCATCCGCGAGACCGGGGCTACGGCCGCGATGGGCATGGGGGCGATGGGAATGGCGATCATGGCCACCCCGCCGAGCGATGAGGACCGGAACCACAAGCTTCGGCACATCACCTTCATGCCCAGCTCCCCTGCCTTCATCGAGCAGTTCGAGGCCCGCTTCGGTATCGCGCCCTTCGCCGAGGTGTTCGGGCAGTCGGAGTGCTGGCCGGCACTCCTGGGCGACCCGCGGGGGGAACGGCGCCCGGGAAGCATGGGGAAGCTGACCCCGGGACTGACAGTCAAGATCGTGGACGACGACGACGTCGAGGTGCCGGTCGGACAGCCCGGCGAGATCGTGATTCGTGCCGACGAGCCCTACCGTCTGTTCTCGGGCTACTGGAACGACGCAGAAGCCACGGTCGCGACGTTCCGCAACCTTTGGCACCACACCGGCGACAGCGGGCGTGTCGACGAGGACGGCTACTTCTGGTTCGTCGACCGCAAGAAGGACTCGCTGCGCCGCCGGGGGGAGAACGTGTCCTCGCTGGAACTCGAAGCTGCTCTCATGAAGCACCCCGGCTTCCAAGCGTTGGCGGTTCATGCGGTTCCGTCGGACCTGTCCGAGGACGACATCAAGGTCTGCGTTGTTCTGGCCGACGGCGCCCAGCAGCCGGAGCCGGGCGAACTGTTCGACTTCTTGAAGACGACCCTGCCGTACTACGCGGTTCCGCGTTACGTCGAGTTCCTCGATGCACTGCCGGCGAACGTCAACGGCCGAGTGCAGAAGTTCAAGTTGCGTGAACGTGGGGTGACGGACGAAACCATCGACTTCGAGAAGCTCGGTCTGACCATCCCGCGTAGCGAGCGCCGGGCTACCTGA
- a CDS encoding acyl-CoA dehydrogenase family protein, whose amino-acid sequence MDFAESEDVRLIREAIRDLCGKFDDEYWAEKDTKHEFPWDFYEALAQGGWIGIAIPEEYGGGGRGLLEASIILEEVAASGAAMNGCSAIHLSIFGMHPLVLHGSEEIKQRYLPRVAAGDLHVAFGVTEPDAGTETLAIRTTAVLEGDHYRVRGQKVWTSKALESERVLLLVRTTPADQCARRTDGLTLLMVDLKDPGVTIRPIPKAGRNAVASCETVYDDVLVHVSDRVGEEGKGFYYLLDGLNAERILIASEALGIGRAALRRATQYAKERVVYARPIGQNQGVSFPLAEAYSRLAAAELVTRKAGWMIDQGLPAGADANMAKFLATDAGFAAADVAMQVHGGFGYAEEYHVARYWREARLMKIAPIPQELILAYIAQHVMGLPKTY is encoded by the coding sequence GTGGATTTCGCGGAATCCGAGGACGTGCGACTCATCCGCGAGGCGATTCGGGACCTCTGTGGCAAGTTCGACGACGAGTACTGGGCCGAGAAGGACACGAAGCACGAGTTCCCCTGGGACTTCTACGAGGCGCTCGCCCAGGGTGGTTGGATCGGGATCGCGATCCCCGAGGAGTACGGCGGCGGTGGCCGAGGGCTGCTGGAGGCATCGATCATCCTGGAGGAGGTCGCTGCGTCGGGCGCGGCGATGAACGGCTGCAGCGCGATCCACCTGTCGATCTTCGGCATGCACCCGTTGGTCCTGCACGGGAGCGAGGAGATCAAGCAGCGCTACCTCCCTCGCGTCGCCGCGGGTGATCTGCACGTGGCCTTCGGGGTCACCGAACCGGACGCGGGCACCGAGACGCTCGCCATCAGGACCACGGCCGTGCTGGAGGGCGACCATTACCGCGTCCGCGGGCAGAAGGTGTGGACCTCCAAGGCGCTGGAGTCGGAGCGGGTTCTCCTTCTGGTCCGCACGACGCCCGCGGATCAGTGTGCTCGCCGTACTGACGGGCTGACGCTGCTGATGGTCGATCTGAAAGATCCCGGAGTCACGATTCGCCCGATTCCGAAGGCCGGCCGGAACGCCGTCGCTTCATGCGAGACGGTGTACGACGACGTGCTCGTCCATGTCTCGGACCGGGTGGGCGAGGAGGGCAAGGGCTTCTACTACCTGCTCGACGGACTCAACGCCGAGCGCATCCTCATCGCGAGCGAGGCGCTGGGAATCGGCCGAGCTGCTCTGCGTCGGGCGACCCAGTACGCGAAGGAACGCGTCGTCTACGCGCGCCCGATCGGTCAGAATCAGGGCGTCTCCTTCCCGCTCGCCGAGGCGTACTCGCGGCTGGCCGCCGCCGAACTGGTCACGCGCAAGGCCGGATGGATGATTGATCAAGGCCTGCCGGCCGGCGCCGACGCGAACATGGCAAAGTTCCTCGCGACCGACGCGGGATTCGCCGCCGCCGACGTGGCCATGCAGGTCCACGGCGGGTTCGGCTACGCGGAGGAGTACCACGTCGCGCGCTATTGGAGAGAAGCGCGGTTGATGAAGATCGCGCCGATTCCGCAGGAGCTGATCCTGGCCTACATCGCGCAGCACGTGATGGGTCTGCCGAAGACCTACTGA
- a CDS encoding SDR family NAD(P)-dependent oxidoreductase, protein MGSLDGRVAIVTGAGRGIGAAVAKLYGAEGAAVIVNDVGASLSGLGDSDMSAGETVVREIRAAGGVAELNGADVGDHEAARDLVESTIANYGRLDVLVNVAGILRDRMIFNMSEEEWDAVIRVHLKGHFNTIRPAAAYWRSLGDPNAQHRIINYTSRAGLHGAPGQPNYSAAKMGIVGLTYSCAVALKKYGVTTNAISPAAATRMTDTAKVSGVDGLAANELSPENIAPVAAWLASPESGWCNGRVIHARGFELSLYSDPAPLVTVRAEGDAWDLGTIGKQLEQSFRPITDAAPPNPFI, encoded by the coding sequence ATGGGATCTCTGGACGGCCGGGTGGCCATCGTCACCGGAGCGGGTCGCGGCATTGGTGCCGCGGTGGCGAAGCTCTATGGAGCGGAGGGGGCCGCGGTGATCGTCAACGACGTCGGGGCTTCCCTCAGCGGCCTCGGCGACTCGGACATGAGCGCCGGCGAGACGGTGGTCCGTGAGATCCGGGCCGCGGGCGGCGTCGCGGAGTTGAACGGCGCCGACGTGGGCGACCACGAAGCGGCCCGGGATCTCGTCGAGTCGACGATCGCGAACTACGGTCGCCTCGACGTGCTGGTCAACGTCGCCGGCATCCTGCGCGATCGGATGATCTTCAACATGTCCGAGGAGGAGTGGGACGCGGTCATCCGCGTGCACCTCAAGGGTCACTTCAACACGATCCGGCCCGCCGCGGCGTACTGGCGCTCGCTCGGTGACCCGAACGCCCAGCATCGGATCATCAACTACACCTCACGCGCAGGTCTGCACGGTGCGCCCGGTCAGCCGAACTACTCCGCGGCCAAGATGGGCATCGTCGGCCTGACCTACTCGTGCGCGGTCGCATTGAAGAAGTACGGAGTCACGACGAACGCGATCTCGCCCGCGGCCGCGACCCGGATGACCGACACGGCAAAGGTTTCCGGCGTGGACGGTCTGGCAGCGAACGAGCTCTCGCCGGAGAACATCGCTCCGGTGGCGGCCTGGTTGGCGTCTCCGGAGTCGGGCTGGTGCAACGGGCGCGTGATCCACGCCCGGGGCTTCGAGCTCTCGCTCTACAGCGACCCGGCCCCCCTGGTCACCGTCCGCGCCGAGGGCGACGCCTGGGACCTGGGCACGATCGGCAAGCAGCTGGAGCAGTCCTTCCGGCCGATCACCGACGCCGCCCCGCCGAACCCGTTCATCTGA